The Parambassis ranga chromosome 1, fParRan2.1, whole genome shotgun sequence genome includes a region encoding these proteins:
- the ube2kb gene encoding ubiquitin-conjugating enzyme E2Kb yields the protein MANIAVQRIKREFKEVLKSEETSKNQIKVDLVDENFTELRGEIAGPPDTPYEGGRYQLEIKIPETYPFNPPKVRFITKIWHPNISSVTGAICLDILKDQWAAAMTLRTVLLSLQALLAAAEPDDPQDAVVANQYKQNPEMFKQTARLWSHVYAGAPVSSPDYTRKIDKLCAMGFDKNAVIAALSSKSWDVETATELLLSN from the exons ACAAGTAAAAACCAGATTAAAGTAGATTTGGTGGATGAGAACTTCACAGAACTGAGGGGTGAGATAGCAGGTCCTCCAGACACACCATATGAAG GTGGAAGATATCAGCTTGAAATAAAAATTCCAGAAACATATCCCTTTAACCCGCCAAAG GTGCGCTTCATCACTAAGATCTGGCACCCCAATATCAGTTCTGTGACCGGAGCAATATGTCTGGACATTTTAAAAGACCAGTG GGCAGCTGCTATGACCCTGCGGACGGTACTGTTGTCTCTACAGGCTCTTCTTGCTGCAGCGGAACCAGATGACCCACAGGACGCAGTTGTAGCAAACCAG TATAAGCAAAACCCAGAAATGTTCAAACAGACTGCAAGGCTGTGGTCTCACGTCTACGCAGGTGCTCCTGTCTCCAGTCCCGACTATACACGTAAAATAGACAAACTCTGTGCCATGGGCTTTGATAAG AATGCAGTAATAGCAGCCTTGTCTTCAAAATCCTGGGATGTGGAAACAGCAACAGAGCTGCTCCTCAGCAACTGA